In the Opitutaceae bacterium genome, one interval contains:
- a CDS encoding ABC transporter ATP-binding protein has protein sequence MATIWRVSGYLFKYRGLFGLTLLLALGSTLFLIAIPQIIKQIFDRIIAPGRTDLLGWGIGAITICYFGRDLLNCLRIRINNTLEQNVLIDLRRDLHRKLLDLPIGYYDKRKSGEIASRVIEDVQNVERVILDGSEQGTVALLTVIGISAILFTQQPLLALFVILPLPVVFWLSILHFRATRRNWRKVRQSAGELNSLLVEDIQGNRLISSFALKDRETNRFIGIAVELKNRTLHAMYRWSLHGPGTNFITSLGSVAVVGFGGYLLIQGGNAPGTFTFGDFVAFFAYCALLYQPISTLNSINHLFAAGKASAERVFEILDHPIGIENAPDPLPFPDGLIRVHYTGVSFCYPDRSEVLEDFTLEMPPGKVTAIVGHTGAGKSTIANLLLRYYDVTAGSVTINGTDVRQIDLDSLRQNIGFVAQDPFLFDGSVADNLRLAREDATMDDMIAALDAACSWDFVQNLPDGINTMIGERGIRLSMGEKQRLTIARVILKNPPLVILDEATSSVDTLTEARIQTAIDNLVQRRTTLVIAHRLSTVRRADQIVVLEQGRILESGSHRDLIERGGHYADLWRAQTDLIPEFS, from the coding sequence ATGGCTACCATCTGGCGCGTCTCCGGCTATCTCTTCAAATACCGCGGTCTTTTCGGGCTGACTCTCCTGCTTGCCCTGGGAAGCACGCTCTTCCTCATCGCCATCCCCCAGATCATCAAGCAGATCTTCGACCGGATCATCGCCCCCGGACGAACCGACCTGCTCGGCTGGGGCATCGGGGCCATCACCATCTGCTATTTCGGACGGGACCTGCTGAACTGCCTTCGTATCCGAATCAACAATACACTGGAGCAGAACGTCCTGATCGACCTCCGGCGCGACCTCCACCGCAAGCTTCTCGACCTGCCGATCGGCTACTACGACAAACGCAAGTCGGGCGAGATCGCCTCGCGGGTGATCGAGGACGTCCAGAACGTGGAGCGGGTCATCCTCGACGGATCCGAGCAGGGCACGGTCGCCCTGCTGACCGTGATCGGCATTTCGGCCATCCTTTTCACCCAACAGCCCCTCCTGGCGCTTTTCGTCATCCTCCCCCTGCCCGTCGTCTTCTGGCTCTCCATCCTCCATTTTCGGGCCACCCGACGGAACTGGAGAAAGGTGCGGCAGAGTGCGGGCGAACTCAATTCCCTCCTGGTCGAGGATATCCAGGGCAACCGGTTGATCAGTTCCTTCGCCCTGAAGGACCGGGAAACCAACCGCTTCATCGGGATCGCGGTCGAACTGAAGAACCGGACCCTCCACGCCATGTACCGCTGGTCCCTCCACGGCCCAGGGACCAATTTCATCACCAGCCTGGGCAGTGTCGCCGTGGTCGGATTCGGCGGCTACCTCCTGATCCAGGGAGGCAATGCCCCGGGCACCTTCACTTTCGGCGATTTCGTGGCTTTCTTCGCCTACTGCGCCCTGCTCTACCAGCCGATCAGCACCCTCAATTCGATCAACCACCTCTTCGCCGCGGGCAAGGCCTCGGCCGAACGGGTTTTTGAGATTCTCGACCATCCGATCGGGATTGAGAACGCACCGGACCCGCTTCCCTTCCCCGATGGCCTCATCCGGGTGCATTACACGGGAGTGTCGTTCTGCTATCCGGACCGATCCGAGGTGCTCGAGGATTTCACCCTCGAGATGCCACCAGGCAAAGTCACCGCCATCGTCGGGCATACCGGCGCCGGAAAATCGACCATCGCCAATCTCCTCCTGCGCTACTATGACGTGACCGCCGGTTCGGTCACGATCAACGGGACGGACGTCCGACAAATCGACCTGGATTCCCTCCGACAGAATATCGGGTTCGTCGCCCAGGATCCCTTCCTCTTCGACGGCTCCGTGGCCGACAACCTGCGCCTGGCCCGCGAGGACGCGACCATGGACGATATGATCGCCGCGCTCGATGCCGCCTGCTCCTGGGATTTCGTCCAGAATCTTCCGGACGGGATCAACACCATGATCGGCGAACGCGGCATCCGCCTCTCCATGGGCGAAAAACAACGTCTGACCATTGCCCGGGTCATCCTGAAGAATCCTCCCCTCGTCATCCTCGACGAGGCCACCTCCAGCGTCGACACCCTGACCGAGGCCCGAATCCAGACCGCGATAGACAACCTCGTCCAGCGACGAACCACCCTGGTGATCGCCCATCGCCTCTCCACCGTCCGCCGCGCCGACCAGATCGTCGTTCTCGAACAGGGCCGCATCCTCGAATCCGGCTCTCACCGGGACCTGATCGAAAGAGGTGGTCACTACGCAGACCTCTGGCGCGCCCAGACCGACCTGATTCCGGAATTCAGCTGA